TTCATTTTAGTTTTCCTCCCGCTTCCTGGCGGGTTTTTTGTTTGACGAAAATCATATTTAGCGATAAGCTATAGCCATTATTATGGTTACAAAAAATATCCCTTCCAGGAAAACCACATGGGAAATCAGCATCGATTGCAGTCATTACGATCTTTCCGCTCAAAAGATCTTGAAAAATCTCCTTATTAACCGTTGCGGCGTTGACCCCTTTAAGGTGATTGAATATAACACGAATTTATCTCGGCAAATACGGGTTTACCCCGGATCACATCAAGAAGCCAAAAAACTTAGAAGAATAATTTCAAATTTTCAGCTGAACAGTATCAAAATCCGGTTGCGATGTCTTAAAGTTGTGCAGTGGCGCGACCGATGGAAGAAAGATTTTCATATTTTTGCGCTTACGCCGCGCATTGACATTGTCCCAACTTGGCAAAAAAAGATCTATAAACCAAGCACTCGCCGCCCAATTTTTATAAATACCGCGACGTCCTTTGGGACAGGGTTGCATGAGACAACAAGGTTCATGGCGCATTTAATTGAATCTTGCCGCGGCCGTTTTGAAAGCTTTCTTGATATCGGTACCGGAACCGGGATCCTTTCTTTAGTGGCGTTTTTATCCGGAGCTCAAAATGTTCAAGCCATTGATATTGATGCAAACTGCATTGAGACTGCAAAAGGAAATTTCCGTTTGAATCGGCGTTTGCCCGACAAAGTCCAAGCGGTTGATTTTGGAAAAATGAAAACCTTAAAACAATTCGACCTTATCGCGGCAAATTTGCTGACGGATGACCTTATCGTCATGAAAAGAAAGATCGTTTCCAAAGTTAAGCCCGGAAAATTTTTGGCGGTTTCCGGCATCTCACTTGAGAATCTGCCGCGTCTTAAAAAGACATTTTGTGGCTTGCCATTACGCTGTTTAAAAATTAAAAAAGGCCGCGCCTGGGCCGCGCTTCTTTATCAAAGAAAAGGGAAAAACAAATGAATCCTTTTGGCGTTTCTGAAGAAAAATATTTAACTCAATTAAAGAAAATGGCCCGCTTAAAAGTCCTTGAGCGTGATCTCGAAGAATCCTTTATTCGTTCATCCGGGCCAGGCGGTCAAAATGTCAACAAAGTCGCTACCTGTGTCGTCTTGCGCCATCAACCGACAGGCATTGTTGTCAAGTGCCAGCAAGAGCGTCAGCAAGCCTTGAACCGGTTTTTAGCGCGCCGCTTGCTTTTAAATGAAATTGAACGCCGGCAAGCTGATCTTATTTTAAAAGAAATGAATCAGCGAGAGAAAATACGGCGTCAAAAGCGCAAGCGCTCAAAAAATTCTAAAGAAGAGATCTTGAAGCGAAAACATATTCACGGGCAAAAGAAGAAAGACCGTCAACCGTTAAGCCTTCATCGATTTAAAGAATAAAATGCAATTGATCATTAATGCGGATGATGCCGGTATCGATATTGGAAGAAACCAGGGGATATTTGAAGCTGTCCAAAAAGGAGTCGTTACTAGTATTTCGCTGATCGTAGGGCAGGCTGGCTGGCAAGATGCTTTAAGTCAAATCCGAAAAAATTCGAATGTGGGCGTCGGCTTGCATTTCAATCTTACAGCCGGAAAACCAATTGCCCAAGGATTAAAAACTATTGTTAAGCCTGACGGCTGTTTCTTTAATAAGTTTGAACTGTGGCAACGGTCTGTCGATGGAGTGATCGACTCGGATGAAGTTGCCAGGGAATTTTACGCACAGCTTGATGCTTTTAAAAAGGCCGGGCTTAAGCTTTCGCATGTGGACGGGCATAACCATGTTCATCTTTTACCTTGTGTTCGGGATGGATTCTTAAAGGCTGCTCCGGCGCGTAGTTGGGTTAGGCTTCCATTTGAGCACAGCAAGGATTCGCGAAATCCTCTTAAGGAAGACGCTTATTCTGTGTATAATAATGCCGAATTCTTAGTTCCGGCGGCGAACTTTTTATCACAGGAAGCTTTTGGGATTTGGAAAGACCGTTTTCGCTATATTGATGATTTTTCTGGAACGCTTCTAACGCCTTATCCGACTCTGGAAGGTTTTAAAAAGGCTGTAACCGAATTGCGTGGAAATGTTTGTGAATTAATGTGTCATCCCGGGGGAAAGCCGCAAAGCGATGCGGTTAATTTCTCAAAGCTAATGGAACGTCAAAAAGAATTTCAAATTCTCACAAGTACGTCGTTCAAAGGATTTCTTAATGAACAAAACATCCACCTTATTTCTTATCAAGATCTAAATTAATATGATTTCCGTCGATAAGGCATTGAATATTATTTTGAAAAGACTGAGGCTTGTTTCTCGCGAGCGAGTATCTTTTCAAGAATCTTTAGGCCGTGTTTTGGCTAAAGATATTAAAGCGACGATCAATCTTCCTCCGTTTAGCCGTTCCTCCGTGGATGGTTTTGCCGTTCGCAGCATTGATGTGAAAAAAGTTCTGGCAGAGAAAAGTGCTGAGTTTAAGATCGTCGGCAGAATTCAAGCGGGGAGCCATCCGTTAAAATGTTTAAGAAAATTTGAGACAATGAAAATTATGACCGGGGCTATGATCCCCGCTGGAGCGGATGCGGTTATTATGAAAGAATATGCTCAAGAATTGGATGGGCAAGTTAAATTCTTAAGGGTTGTGCGGAGCGGTGAAAATATTCGATTTAAGGGAGAAGACACAAAGAAGGGCGCAACTGTTTTGAAAAAGGGAAACCTCGTCACTTCGGGTGTTGTTTCGCTTTTAGCCGCATTGGGGACCAAAAAGATTGCGATTTATCGGAAGCCAAAAGTAGCTGTTCTTGTGACAGGCAATGAACTGTTAAGTATTGGCAGGCGGCTAACCCCAGGAAAGATCTATAGCGCTAATGAGTTTGGGCTTTTTGGGCAAATTAAAGAAGCGGGAGGCAAGCCTGTATTGCTAGGCGTGGCGGCGGATCGCTTAAGTGTTTTACGCAAGAAGATTTTGCAGGGATTTAAGTACGATTGTTTTATTATTTCCGGTGGAGTATCGGTGGGAGATTTTGATTTTGTTCCGCGGATTCTGAAAAAACTAAGCGTGAAGATACATTTTCACGGAGTATCTGTACAGCCGGGGAAGCCTCTTTTATTTGGGCAAAAAGGCAAAACGTATGTTTTTGGCCTTCCGGGTAATCCGGTTTCTACCGCAATGACTTTTTATAAATTTGTTCGGCCGTTGCTCCTTAAAATAGGCGGGCAAGATAATATTTTATTGAAAAGCAGCATGGCAATATTAGCGGAAGATGTTAAAATGCAGGCACGACGTTCGAAGATTTTTAGGGCAGAAAGTTTTTGGAAGAACAATGATCTTTTTGTGCGATTGGCGAGCCATCAGGGCTCCGGTAACGTTGTGTCTTTAGCAAAAGCAACTGCGATCTTTGAAGTTCCGGAAGACGTTTCATTCTTAAAGAAAGGGACAAGGCTGAGGATTTTTTACTTACCTTGATCACGGTTAAAAGAATTAAAGCGATGACGAAAAAGAAAATAAATCATCAAAAATTGGGAATGGTTGATGTAAGCCATAAGCCGATCACAAAAAGGATAGCGATTGCTTCAGCAACCATTGCAATGAGCAAAGTTACTTTTATGGCTCTTATGAAGAATCGTTCTCCTAAGGGTAATGTTTTGGAAGCCGCAAAAATAGCCGGCATTATGGCGGCGAAGAAAACACCGGACATTATTCCTCTGTGCCATCCTTTAGAAATTCAGAAAGTAAATGTGGAATTTGAATTAAGCCGATTAGATTGTTCCGTTTTAGCAAAAGCAACAGTAATTTGTTTGGGGCGAACCGGTGTTGAAATGGAAGCGTTAACGGCAGCGACGGTAGCTGTTTTAACGATTTACGATATGATGAAGTGGTCTGATAGAACGATGGTTATTAAAGATATTATATTATTGCATAAAAACGGCGGAAAGAGCGGATCGTATAACAGAAAGAAGAAACAATAATGGTTAATATCGGTTTGATCGGTTGTGGTTATTGGGGACCCAATCTTCTTCGCAGTTTTAATAGTATTTCTGATTGTCGTGTCCAAAAAGTAGCGGAATTAGATGCTGCCCGTCTTGCGTATATTCAACAGAATTATCCGACTGTTTCTATAACAAAGAATTACAAGGATTTATTAGGAAGCAAGATCGATGCCGTAGTGATCGCGACGCCGGCGCGCACTCATTTTCAATTTGCCAAAGAAGCTATTCAAAATAAAAAGCATGTTTTGATCGAAAAGCCAATGGCCATGACGGTCAAAGAGGCTAAAGAGTTAATGGCACTTGCCCAAAAAAACCGATGCAAAATCATGGTGGGTCATACCTTTGAATACAATGCGGCAGTAAGAAGTTTAAAAAAATATATTCAAAACGGGACGATTGGCCAGCCGTATTATCTTTACGCTCAGCGGCTTAATTTTGGCATCGTACGTAGCGACATTAATGCTCTATGGAACTTAGCGCCGCATGATATTTCGATTCTACTCTATCTTTTAGAAAAAATGCCTTTAGCAGTCTCGGCCAGGGGCGATGATTTTATCCAAAAGGGAATTGAAGATGTTGTTTTTGTCGTTTTATATTTTCCCGGTGATATCATGGCTCATATCCATGTCAGCTGGCTTGACCCGAACAAAACCAGGAAACTAACGGTGGTGGGCAGTGAGAAAATGATCGTTTACGATGATGTCAGTGATGCCAAGATCCAGATCTATGATAAGGGAATTAAGAAAAAGAATATCAAAGATTCTCTGGGAGAGTATGATGACTTTGCAAAATTTCAAACGGCAAAAGTTGCCGGAGATAAAACCATCCCGAAAATTGATTTTATCGAACCTTTGAAAACAGAATGTGCTCATTTTATTGATTGCATTTTGAATGATAAAACTCCTCTTACAGATGGATTAAATGGCTTGCGTGTTGTACGCGTTTTAGAAGCGGCGCAAGAATCCATGAAGCGCAACGGACAATTAATCAATGTGAAATAAATTTCTTATGATAAAAATCCCTTTAGTTGATTTAAAAAGACAATATCAAACGATCAAAAAAGAGATTGACCGAGCACTTTTAGATATTGTTGAGCGTTCGTCTTTTATATCAGGTCCGGAAATAAATACTTTTGAACGATCTTTTGCAAAGATGTGCGGCGCGGATTGTGCGGTTGCCGTAAGCTCGGGCACAACGGCTATTTATTTAGCGTTGATGGCGTTAAAAATTGGAAAGGGTGATGAGGTTATTACGGCGCCGAATACTTTTATCGCGACAACGGAGGCTATTTCGCAAACCGGCGCTAAAGTTGTTTTTGCTGATGTGGATGACCGAACGCTGAACATTGATCCAGAAAAACTTAAAAAAATGATCACACGGCGGACAAAAGCCGTCATTCCGGTCCATCTGTACGGACAAATGTGTGATATGGATGCGATCATGAACATCGCAAGGCGCCATCATTTATTAGTCATTGAGGATGCGGCTCAGGCTCATCTAAGCGAGTTTAAAGGAAAAAGAGCCGGAAGCTTTGGCGCGGCGGGTTGTTTTAGCTTTTTCCCGGGTAAAAATCTGGGAGCTTACGGTGATGCCGGAGCCATTGTTACTAATGATAAAAAACTGGCAAAAGAGATGAAAATGCTCTCTGATCATGGGCGCATTGCCAAATATGAGCATCTCAAAGAAGGTTATAATTACCGCATGGATAATATTCAGGCGGCTATTTTAAATATCAAATTAAAATATTTACCGCGCTGGACAGAAAAACGCAGAAAAATTGCTCAACGATACAGTGAATTATTTGCAGGAACCGATATAAAAACTCCTTACATTGATCTTCGCGCCAAGCCTGTTTATCACCAGTATGTTGTCCGCATAAAAAACAGAGATAAAGTTCAGGGTTATTTAATCGAGCAGGGAATATCAACGGGAATTCATTACCCCATTGCGCTTCATTTGCAAAAGGCGTATCGCTATTTGGGCTATAAAAAAGGTGATTTTCCAATTGTGGAAAAGGCTGCCAGCGAAATCTTGTCTCTTCCTATTTTTCCGGAATTAACCGAGAACGAAATGCAGATCATTGTGCGGGCATTAAAAACAGCCTGTGCGAAATCGTTCGGAGCATAAAATATAAACCTACCAAGAGGATAAAATATGTACCGAAATAAAAAGATTTCCATTGTGATCCCGGCCTACAATGAAGAAAAGCTGATCAAGCCTACCTTGGAACATATTCCGCCGTTAATTGATAAGATCTATGTTATTGATGATGCAAGCACGGACGGCATGACGGCCATTGTTAAAGAAATAGCCAGGAAAGACTCTCGTGTCGAGCTTATTTCCCATCCCAAAAACGAAGGGCCGGGGCAAGCCATTATTACGGGGTATTTACGGTCGTCGAAAGATGGATTTGACATTACAGTTGTGGTTGGTGGGGATTTTCAAATGCCCCTAGAACAAGTTGAGCAATTTTTAGATCCTTTAATTGACGGACAGGCGGATTATGCAAAGGGAAATAGATTCTTACTCTGGGATATTACACGCGAACAGATGCCGAGAATTAGGATTTTAGGAAATATCATTATTACGGGATTGACGAAAATTGCTTCCGGCTACTACAAAGTGATGGATGTGGTGGATGGTTATACGGCGATTACAAAAAGAGCCATTGAGACGATCAACTGGGATAATGCTTGGAAAAAATACGGATATCCAATGGATTTTCTGATTAGGCTCAATGCTTACGGGTTTCGGGTCAAAGATATTGCCCGGACGCCCATTTATTTAAAAGGCGAAAGGCAGTCGCAGATCAAGGGGTTTCGTTATGCGCTTAAGACATCACCGATGCTTATCCGGGGATTTATCTGGAGAATGCTTTTTAAATATGTTTACCGCGATTTTCATCCGCTTGTTTTTTTCTTTTTTTGCGGGTTAGTGTTTTTGCCTTTGGGGTTATTATTTGGGCTTTATTTAATATATTTATCTTTGGCCGGGATCGGTGTTTCCGGGCCCAAAGCGATCCTTTGCGCGCTGCTTGTTTTGACGGGACTGCAGTTTGTTCTGTTCGGCATGTGGTTTGATATGGAAGCGAGCAAGTAGGCAAACTTTTTAAAGAAAAAATTTGAGGAACAATGAATTCTGGTGTTTGCACGCGATGCGTCTTGGATACAACCATTCCCGAAATCCGTTTTGATGAAAACGGTGTTTGTCAGTATTGCAAAATCCACGATGACCTGGAAAAAGAATATCCGCTCAATGACGATGGAAAACGCAAGCTTGATCGCTGGGTTGAAAAAATAAAAAAAGATGGGCAGGGGAAACCGTACGACATTATCGTGGGAGTAAGCGGCGGGCGGGACAGTACGTTTGGCCTGTATATGGTTGTTAAGTTAGGACTACGTCCCCTAGCTGTTCACTTTGACAATGGATGGAATTCGGAGATCGCCGTTACAAATATCAAGCGGGCAACGGAAAAATTAAATGTTGATTTACATACCTTTGTGGTGGATTGGGACGAATTTAAGGATCTGCAGATCTCTTTTTTAAAAGCATCAACGTCTGATGCCGAAATTCCCACTGATGTTGCCATTCATGGGATTTTGCACCGCGTTGCAGCGCAGGAAAATATTAAATACATTCTTTTCGCGCATTCTTTTCGAACGGAAGGGTTTTCACCCATTGGCTGGACGTATATGGACGGGCGGTATATCCGCGAAGTTCAAAAGAAATTCGGCACAAAAAAATTAAAAACCTTTCCAAATCTGACCATTTCAAATTTCTTTTATTATCGCCTTATCAAAAAGATCCAGGTTGTTCCTCTTTTATCATTGATGGAATACCGCCATAAAGAAGCCCAAGAGTTGCTAGAAAAGGAATTAGGCTGGAAATATTACGGCGGGCATCACCATGAGTCGTATTATACGCATTTTTTTCAGTCATTTTATTTGCCGCGAAAATTTAACATTGATAAACGCAAACTTGAATATTCAGCGCTTATTCGTTCGGGGCAGATGACCCGCGAAGCCGCACTTACGGATATTACGCAAAACGTCTATCCTTATGATGAAGAGCTTGTGAAATACACCATGAATAAATTGGGATTGAGCAAAGAGGACTTTGAAAGCATCATGAAAGCTCCCCGAAAAAATTTTCAAGACTACCCGACGTATTTTCCGCTTTTGAAAATTCTCAAATTTCCGATCCTTTGGGCGACAAAACTCAATATTTTCCCAAAACATCTTTATATGAAATATTTAGGCTGATCATTTCATGCTAAAAATTCGCGTCTTTCCATGTCTTTTGTTGCAAGAAACACGGTTGGTAAAAACAGTCCAATTTAAGGATCCCACATATATCGGCGATCCGATGAATGCTATTCGAATCTTTAACACTAAAGAAGCTCACGAATTAATCTTGTTGGATATTTTGGCAACTTCTCTTAATCGTAAACCGGACTTTGAATTGATCGCCCGGGTTTCGGAAGAATGCAATATGCCGTTAACCGCCGGAGGGGGCGTTCGAGAAATCAGCGATGTTCATGCTATGCTCGATGCCGGAGCGGAAAAAGTTGTGATCAATAGTTTTGCGGTTGAAGATCCAGATTTTATTGCGCAGGCGTCGGAAAAATTCGGTAGCCAGGCAATTGTTGTCTCAATAGATGCGAAATGTCATTCGGATGGCGCCTATGAGGTTTTTACTCATAACGGGCGAAAACCGACAAAAATAAGCCCCGTTGATTTTGCCGTTCAAATGGAAAAACAGGGGGCCGGCGAAATCTTTTTAAACTCTATTGATAAAGACGGCACTATGTCAGGTTATGACATTGCTTTGATCAAAAGCGTTACTCAGGCAGTCAATATTCCCGTTATCGCTTGCGGCGGGGTGGGTAAGCTTGAAGATTTTCGTGATGCTGTTGAAAATGGCGGAGCTTCAGCGGTTGCCGCCGGAAGCTTTTTTGTTTTTCACGGCCGCCGTCGGGCGGTTTTGATCAATTTTCCAACAAGGCAGGAGCTAGAAGTAACCTTATCAGGAAGATAGGGTTTATTTTTTAAGGAGTCAGCTATTAAGATTGTCATTGATATCAATCATCCGGCGCATGTCCATTTCTTTAAGAACCTGATCTGGGCTCTTCAAGAAAAAGGGCATCGGGTTTTGATCACGGT
The nucleotide sequence above comes from Candidatus Omnitrophota bacterium. Encoded proteins:
- a CDS encoding 50S ribosomal protein L11 methyltransferase; the protein is MVTKNIPSRKTTWEISIDCSHYDLSAQKILKNLLINRCGVDPFKVIEYNTNLSRQIRVYPGSHQEAKKLRRIISNFQLNSIKIRLRCLKVVQWRDRWKKDFHIFALTPRIDIVPTWQKKIYKPSTRRPIFINTATSFGTGLHETTRFMAHLIESCRGRFESFLDIGTGTGILSLVAFLSGAQNVQAIDIDANCIETAKGNFRLNRRLPDKVQAVDFGKMKTLKQFDLIAANLLTDDLIVMKRKIVSKVKPGKFLAVSGISLENLPRLKKTFCGLPLRCLKIKKGRAWAALLYQRKGKNK
- a CDS encoding peptide chain release factor-like protein, producing MNPFGVSEEKYLTQLKKMARLKVLERDLEESFIRSSGPGGQNVNKVATCVVLRHQPTGIVVKCQQERQQALNRFLARRLLLNEIERRQADLILKEMNQREKIRRQKRKRSKNSKEEILKRKHIHGQKKKDRQPLSLHRFKE
- a CDS encoding ChbG/HpnK family deacetylase, translated to MQLIINADDAGIDIGRNQGIFEAVQKGVVTSISLIVGQAGWQDALSQIRKNSNVGVGLHFNLTAGKPIAQGLKTIVKPDGCFFNKFELWQRSVDGVIDSDEVAREFYAQLDAFKKAGLKLSHVDGHNHVHLLPCVRDGFLKAAPARSWVRLPFEHSKDSRNPLKEDAYSVYNNAEFLVPAANFLSQEAFGIWKDRFRYIDDFSGTLLTPYPTLEGFKKAVTELRGNVCELMCHPGGKPQSDAVNFSKLMERQKEFQILTSTSFKGFLNEQNIHLISYQDLN
- the glp gene encoding gephyrin-like molybdotransferase Glp; translated protein: MISVDKALNIILKRLRLVSRERVSFQESLGRVLAKDIKATINLPPFSRSSVDGFAVRSIDVKKVLAEKSAEFKIVGRIQAGSHPLKCLRKFETMKIMTGAMIPAGADAVIMKEYAQELDGQVKFLRVVRSGENIRFKGEDTKKGATVLKKGNLVTSGVVSLLAALGTKKIAIYRKPKVAVLVTGNELLSIGRRLTPGKIYSANEFGLFGQIKEAGGKPVLLGVAADRLSVLRKKILQGFKYDCFIISGGVSVGDFDFVPRILKKLSVKIHFHGVSVQPGKPLLFGQKGKTYVFGLPGNPVSTAMTFYKFVRPLLLKIGGQDNILLKSSMAILAEDVKMQARRSKIFRAESFWKNNDLFVRLASHQGSGNVVSLAKATAIFEVPEDVSFLKKGTRLRIFYLP
- the moaC gene encoding cyclic pyranopterin monophosphate synthase MoaC; amino-acid sequence: MTKKKINHQKLGMVDVSHKPITKRIAIASATIAMSKVTFMALMKNRSPKGNVLEAAKIAGIMAAKKTPDIIPLCHPLEIQKVNVEFELSRLDCSVLAKATVICLGRTGVEMEALTAATVAVLTIYDMMKWSDRTMVIKDIILLHKNGGKSGSYNRKKKQ
- a CDS encoding Gfo/Idh/MocA family oxidoreductase, which produces MVNIGLIGCGYWGPNLLRSFNSISDCRVQKVAELDAARLAYIQQNYPTVSITKNYKDLLGSKIDAVVIATPARTHFQFAKEAIQNKKHVLIEKPMAMTVKEAKELMALAQKNRCKIMVGHTFEYNAAVRSLKKYIQNGTIGQPYYLYAQRLNFGIVRSDINALWNLAPHDISILLYLLEKMPLAVSARGDDFIQKGIEDVVFVVLYFPGDIMAHIHVSWLDPNKTRKLTVVGSEKMIVYDDVSDAKIQIYDKGIKKKNIKDSLGEYDDFAKFQTAKVAGDKTIPKIDFIEPLKTECAHFIDCILNDKTPLTDGLNGLRVVRVLEAAQESMKRNGQLINVK
- a CDS encoding DegT/DnrJ/EryC1/StrS family aminotransferase, yielding MIKIPLVDLKRQYQTIKKEIDRALLDIVERSSFISGPEINTFERSFAKMCGADCAVAVSSGTTAIYLALMALKIGKGDEVITAPNTFIATTEAISQTGAKVVFADVDDRTLNIDPEKLKKMITRRTKAVIPVHLYGQMCDMDAIMNIARRHHLLVIEDAAQAHLSEFKGKRAGSFGAAGCFSFFPGKNLGAYGDAGAIVTNDKKLAKEMKMLSDHGRIAKYEHLKEGYNYRMDNIQAAILNIKLKYLPRWTEKRRKIAQRYSELFAGTDIKTPYIDLRAKPVYHQYVVRIKNRDKVQGYLIEQGISTGIHYPIALHLQKAYRYLGYKKGDFPIVEKAASEILSLPIFPELTENEMQIIVRALKTACAKSFGA
- a CDS encoding glycosyltransferase family 2 protein; amino-acid sequence: MYRNKKISIVIPAYNEEKLIKPTLEHIPPLIDKIYVIDDASTDGMTAIVKEIARKDSRVELISHPKNEGPGQAIITGYLRSSKDGFDITVVVGGDFQMPLEQVEQFLDPLIDGQADYAKGNRFLLWDITREQMPRIRILGNIIITGLTKIASGYYKVMDVVDGYTAITKRAIETINWDNAWKKYGYPMDFLIRLNAYGFRVKDIARTPIYLKGERQSQIKGFRYALKTSPMLIRGFIWRMLFKYVYRDFHPLVFFFFCGLVFLPLGLLFGLYLIYLSLAGIGVSGPKAILCALLVLTGLQFVLFGMWFDMEASK
- a CDS encoding N-acetyl sugar amidotransferase, with protein sequence MNSGVCTRCVLDTTIPEIRFDENGVCQYCKIHDDLEKEYPLNDDGKRKLDRWVEKIKKDGQGKPYDIIVGVSGGRDSTFGLYMVVKLGLRPLAVHFDNGWNSEIAVTNIKRATEKLNVDLHTFVVDWDEFKDLQISFLKASTSDAEIPTDVAIHGILHRVAAQENIKYILFAHSFRTEGFSPIGWTYMDGRYIREVQKKFGTKKLKTFPNLTISNFFYYRLIKKIQVVPLLSLMEYRHKEAQELLEKELGWKYYGGHHHESYYTHFFQSFYLPRKFNIDKRKLEYSALIRSGQMTREAALTDITQNVYPYDEELVKYTMNKLGLSKEDFESIMKAPRKNFQDYPTYFPLLKILKFPILWATKLNIFPKHLYMKYLG
- a CDS encoding AglZ/HisF2 family acetamidino modification protein, whose product is MLKIRVFPCLLLQETRLVKTVQFKDPTYIGDPMNAIRIFNTKEAHELILLDILATSLNRKPDFELIARVSEECNMPLTAGGGVREISDVHAMLDAGAEKVVINSFAVEDPDFIAQASEKFGSQAIVVSIDAKCHSDGAYEVFTHNGRKPTKISPVDFAVQMEKQGAGEIFLNSIDKDGTMSGYDIALIKSVTQAVNIPVIACGGVGKLEDFRDAVENGGASAVAAGSFFVFHGRRRAVLINFPTRQELEVTLSGR